A single window of Acidobacteriota bacterium DNA harbors:
- the pbpC gene encoding penicillin-binding protein 1C translates to MGGAAKRFGHLARSRRARAAAAFLLASIPLVLWLRCGPLPEGFLDPSAHQSTQVVDRRGAPLYESLSEREGRSAWLAPDSLPATLVNATLAAEDGRFFLHPGLDPLALGRALWHDAKAGRIKEGGSTLTQQAVKRLMGRPRTVGGKLREMVYALRLEHRLSKREILALYLNLAPYGNQFVGASAASRGYFGCSPQDLTPAQAAFLAGLPQRPTALDPYKNLDSALGRQRWVLGRMRALGFLNGEDHGRALRERLKVGRPDRPFLAPHFVERVLGGLEGRRASRVETALDLDLQGDVRGILAAGREARLAHGAHNAAVVVLLNETGEVLAYEGSGDYFDGAHGGAIDGAASPRQPGSALKPFTYALAFEKGFTPASVLPDVPSHFPTAQEGVLYAPRNYDGVFRGPMRARVALAGSENVPAVYLLSKVGVADLLGLLRAAGFSTLDRNADFYGFGLTLGDAEVRLDEVAAAYAALARGGLYLPPRLVRRVRWSDGSSTSPAPAEPRRILSPRAAFWAADVLSDPSARAWAFGSGGSLDFPFPVAVKTGTSQAYRDNWCVGFTREVTVGVWVGNFDRTPLVNSSGVTGAGPLFHDVLVAAQRRATGRLPGPADPPLADLPEGLSPLEICALSGLTASPLCPRVEREWLPPSAAPVSCSWHGKGGTVAWPSEYRSWARSAGRLEEGATALPAPPPPGGERRASAPPLVLLNPPAGAVYLLDPTLRPGFQTLPFRAAAEGPPRTLLWLVDGAEVGRASSDGSLDWPLTRGTHVVEVRDGRGHSARAEIVVK, encoded by the coding sequence ATGGGCGGCGCCGCAAAGAGGTTCGGACACCTGGCGAGATCCAGGCGGGCGAGGGCCGCGGCGGCATTCCTTCTGGCGTCTATCCCGCTCGTCCTGTGGCTGCGCTGCGGGCCTCTCCCCGAGGGTTTCCTGGACCCTTCCGCCCACCAGTCCACCCAGGTGGTGGACCGCCGCGGCGCTCCCCTCTACGAGAGCCTTTCCGAGCGGGAGGGCCGGAGCGCGTGGCTGGCGCCCGACTCCTTGCCGGCAACTCTCGTAAACGCCACGCTGGCCGCCGAGGACGGGCGCTTCTTCCTCCACCCGGGCCTGGACCCGCTGGCCCTCGGCCGGGCCCTCTGGCACGACGCGAAGGCGGGGCGGATCAAGGAGGGGGGCTCCACCCTCACCCAGCAGGCCGTGAAGCGGCTCATGGGCCGGCCGCGCACCGTGGGCGGCAAGCTGAGGGAAATGGTCTACGCGCTCCGCCTGGAGCACCGGCTTTCCAAGCGGGAGATCCTGGCCCTCTACCTGAATCTGGCCCCCTACGGAAACCAGTTCGTGGGGGCCTCGGCGGCGAGCCGGGGTTACTTCGGCTGTTCGCCCCAAGACCTGACTCCGGCCCAGGCCGCCTTCCTGGCGGGGCTGCCCCAGCGCCCCACGGCCCTCGACCCCTACAAGAACCTGGACTCCGCCCTGGGACGCCAGCGGTGGGTGCTGGGCCGCATGAGGGCCCTGGGGTTCCTGAATGGGGAGGACCATGGCCGGGCGTTGAGGGAGCGCCTGAAGGTGGGCCGTCCGGACCGCCCCTTCCTTGCGCCCCACTTCGTGGAGCGGGTCCTTGGCGGCCTCGAAGGGCGCAGGGCCTCCAGGGTGGAGACGGCCCTGGACCTCGACCTGCAGGGCGACGTCCGGGGAATCCTGGCGGCCGGTCGGGAAGCCCGCCTCGCCCATGGCGCCCACAACGCGGCCGTGGTGGTCCTCCTCAACGAGACGGGCGAGGTCCTGGCCTACGAGGGCTCCGGGGACTACTTCGACGGGGCCCACGGTGGGGCCATCGACGGCGCCGCCTCCCCGCGCCAGCCGGGGTCGGCCCTCAAGCCCTTCACCTACGCCCTGGCCTTCGAGAAGGGCTTCACGCCGGCTTCGGTCCTGCCCGACGTGCCCTCCCATTTCCCCACGGCCCAGGAGGGCGTCCTCTACGCTCCCCGCAACTACGACGGCGTCTTCCGGGGCCCCATGCGGGCGCGGGTCGCCCTGGCGGGTTCGGAGAACGTCCCCGCCGTGTACCTGCTCTCCAAGGTCGGCGTGGCGGACCTCCTGGGCCTGCTGAGGGCGGCGGGGTTCTCGACCCTGGACCGGAACGCGGACTTCTACGGCTTCGGGCTCACCCTCGGGGACGCCGAGGTCCGCCTCGACGAGGTGGCCGCCGCCTACGCGGCCCTGGCCCGCGGCGGCCTCTACCTCCCGCCTCGGCTCGTGCGGCGCGTCCGGTGGAGCGACGGCTCGTCCACTTCCCCGGCCCCCGCCGAACCCCGTCGGATCCTCTCTCCCCGCGCGGCCTTCTGGGCGGCCGATGTCTTGAGCGACCCCTCGGCGAGGGCGTGGGCCTTCGGTTCGGGAGGGAGCCTGGACTTTCCCTTCCCCGTCGCGGTCAAGACGGGCACCTCCCAGGCCTACCGGGACAACTGGTGCGTGGGCTTCACGCGGGAAGTCACGGTGGGGGTGTGGGTGGGCAACTTCGACCGGACGCCCCTGGTGAACTCCTCCGGCGTGACCGGCGCCGGGCCCCTCTTTCACGACGTGCTCGTGGCCGCCCAGCGGCGGGCGACGGGGCGCCTGCCCGGGCCCGCGGACCCGCCCCTCGCGGACCTTCCGGAGGGGCTCTCCCCCCTCGAAATCTGCGCCCTTTCTGGGCTGACCGCTTCGCCCCTGTGCCCGCGGGTGGAGAGGGAATGGCTTCCTCCGTCCGCCGCGCCGGTCTCGTGCTCGTGGCATGGAAAGGGTGGAACGGTGGCCTGGCCCTCCGAGTACCGGTCCTGGGCGCGGAGCGCCGGCCGGCTCGAGGAGGGCGCCACGGCCCTGCCTGCTCCGCCTCCGCCGGGGGGGGAGCGCCGCGCGTCGGCGCCACCCTTGGTCCTGCTCAATCCTCCCGCGGGGGCCGTCTACCTCCTCGACCCCACCCTCCGCCCGGGTTTTCAGACCCTACCCTTCCGCGCGGCGGCGGAGGGCCCTCCCCGCACCCTCCTCTGGCTCGTAGACGGCGCCGAGGTGGGGCGGGCCTCCTCCGACGGGAGCCTGGACTGGCCCCTGACACGGGGGACGCACGTGGTGGAGGTCCGGGACGGCCGGGGGCACTCGGCCCGGGCGGAGATCGTGGTGAAGTAG
- a CDS encoding insulinase family protein — translation MDITKRKPLFGALALLLAAPVLAAGAQKPRPIDALKYPKLNEIKMPAVERVQLPNGLKVILVEDHELPVIQMRALVRGGKVAEPAGKTGLSDLFGESHRTGGVQSLSGDKVDEFLERIGASIESGVSDAYGSLSAKTLKENFDQVLPLYVEFLASPAFAGDKVDLAKTHLNSVIARRNDEVMNIARREILKVIYGAGSPYARQIEYADVENLSREDLLAFHGAYYRPDNAHLAVWGDFDTAAMKDKLAAAFASWKASGPRPEIPEPFLFPPEPSVNYIEKKDIEQTFLFAGLLGLRLDDPDFPAVNMLSEILGGSMASRLFTQIRTLKGLAYGAGGFMVPAYDHPGAFYFFTSTKPSTTALALETLLDELKKIRVEPVTDEELDRAKKGYLNSYAFEFDSTDKIVNRLLTYDFYGYPADFNARLRDAIEKVTKDDVLAAAKKHLRVEDLAVIAIGIQEKFDRPLSEFGPVKTLDITIPDPPAKETLPEATPEALEQGKALLRKAAAASAEKALRSFNDLTTTGNVSVHSPMGAMDLKVKTVFALPGRSHSTIETPMGTMAQVFDGKNAWMAVGNQHRFHPASTAEEMKQGIWLDGGFVLLWQALLDGKVEAQALGKTTFEGQETEEVYLRAPAEKVRLYLSPDGKTVLGARRRVLTQEGPKVMTEIFSDYRDVSGLQIPFKTVQKDGDKEVGVQVIQTAVVNAGFAPTLFEKPAAAESK, via the coding sequence ATGGACATCACGAAAAGGAAACCCCTGTTTGGCGCCCTCGCCCTGCTCCTCGCCGCGCCCGTCCTCGCGGCGGGGGCCCAGAAGCCCCGCCCCATCGACGCCCTGAAGTATCCCAAGCTGAACGAAATCAAGATGCCCGCGGTGGAGCGCGTCCAGCTTCCCAACGGCCTCAAGGTGATCCTCGTGGAGGACCACGAGCTTCCCGTCATCCAGATGCGCGCCCTGGTCCGCGGCGGCAAGGTGGCCGAGCCCGCGGGCAAGACCGGCCTGTCGGACCTCTTCGGCGAGTCCCACCGCACGGGCGGCGTGCAGAGCCTGAGCGGCGACAAGGTGGACGAGTTCCTGGAGCGCATCGGCGCCTCCATCGAGTCCGGCGTTTCGGACGCGTACGGGTCCCTTTCCGCCAAGACGCTCAAGGAGAACTTCGACCAGGTCCTGCCGCTTTACGTGGAGTTCCTGGCCTCCCCGGCCTTCGCCGGGGACAAGGTGGACCTGGCCAAGACGCACCTCAACAGCGTCATCGCTCGGCGCAACGACGAGGTGATGAACATCGCCCGGCGGGAGATCCTCAAGGTCATCTACGGAGCCGGCTCGCCTTACGCCCGCCAAATCGAATACGCCGACGTGGAGAACCTCTCCCGGGAGGACCTCCTCGCCTTCCACGGCGCGTACTACCGGCCCGATAACGCGCACCTCGCCGTCTGGGGCGACTTCGACACGGCGGCCATGAAGGACAAGCTGGCCGCGGCCTTCGCCTCCTGGAAGGCCTCCGGCCCCCGGCCCGAGATCCCCGAGCCCTTCCTCTTCCCGCCCGAGCCCTCGGTGAACTACATCGAGAAGAAGGACATCGAGCAGACCTTCCTCTTCGCCGGCCTCCTGGGGCTCCGCCTCGACGATCCCGACTTCCCGGCGGTCAACATGCTTTCCGAGATCCTCGGCGGGAGCATGGCCTCGCGTCTCTTCACCCAGATCCGCACCCTCAAGGGCCTGGCTTACGGAGCCGGCGGGTTCATGGTGCCGGCCTACGACCACCCCGGGGCCTTCTACTTCTTCACCTCCACCAAGCCCTCCACCACGGCCCTGGCCCTGGAGACCCTCCTCGACGAGTTGAAGAAGATCCGCGTCGAGCCCGTCACCGACGAGGAGCTGGACCGGGCCAAGAAGGGCTACCTCAACTCCTACGCCTTCGAGTTCGATTCCACGGACAAGATCGTGAACCGGCTCCTGACCTACGACTTCTACGGATACCCCGCCGACTTCAACGCCCGCCTCCGCGACGCCATCGAGAAGGTGACGAAGGACGACGTCCTCGCCGCGGCCAAAAAGCACCTGCGGGTCGAAGACCTGGCCGTCATCGCCATCGGGATTCAGGAGAAGTTCGACCGGCCCCTCTCGGAGTTCGGACCGGTGAAGACCCTGGACATCACGATCCCCGATCCGCCGGCCAAGGAGACCCTCCCCGAGGCCACGCCCGAGGCCCTCGAGCAGGGGAAGGCCCTCCTCCGGAAGGCCGCCGCCGCCAGCGCCGAGAAGGCCCTGCGCTCCTTCAACGACCTCACCACCACCGGCAACGTCTCCGTCCACTCCCCCATGGGGGCGATGGACCTCAAGGTCAAGACCGTCTTCGCCCTGCCCGGCCGCTCCCACAGCACCATCGAGACGCCCATGGGAACCATGGCCCAGGTCTTCGACGGCAAGAATGCGTGGATGGCCGTGGGGAACCAGCACCGCTTCCACCCCGCCTCCACCGCCGAGGAAATGAAGCAGGGGATCTGGCTGGACGGCGGCTTCGTCCTCCTGTGGCAGGCCCTCCTCGACGGCAAGGTCGAGGCCCAGGCCCTCGGCAAGACGACCTTCGAGGGTCAGGAAACCGAGGAGGTCTACCTCCGGGCCCCCGCGGAGAAGGTCCGCCTCTACCTCTCCCCCGACGGAAAGACCGTCCTCGGCGCCCGCCGCCGGGTCCTGACCCAGGAGGGACCCAAGGTCATGACCGAGATCTTCTCCGACTACCGGGATGTCTCCGGCCTCCAGATCCCCTTCAAGACCGTGCAGAAGGATGGCGACAAGGAGGTGGGCGTGCAGGTCATCCAGACGGCGGTCGTCAACGCCGGCTTCGCTCCCACCCTCTTCGAGAAGCCCGCGGCGGCCGAATCCAAGTAA
- a CDS encoding pitrilysin family protein, translated as MTWKRRFAALCVPLLAVGISAALRAEGFKDLQGRVVEKTLPNGLKVIILPRPSAPVASFVTYADVGGVNEQQNATGLAHIFEHMAFKGTTSVGTKDIEKELAAMKAEDEAFLALRAERNRRPAPDPERLKSLEAAFKAAQEEAQKYSETGEFDKIIEREGAQGINAFTAFDQTVYFYSLPSNKAELWAALEADRFSNPVLREFYKEKDVIMEEKRMGESSPTGRLFDDFFPVAYKAHMYRSFVIGHMSDLQHISRQDAMNWFNTYYRARNLTCAVVGDVDPGALLPVLEKHLGRIPAGVKPEGPVTVEPPQRAEKRVIMEDKAQPFLVIGYHRPAVTHPDSAAYEALADILGGGRSSRLYTALVKEKKLAVQTASMPTIEGEKYPGLFVIFAVPNKGKSNAECEAAIYAELDRLQKEPVTQEELDGVKARAKMKFIDSIDSNVGLGIQLAMAQNVHGDWREMFKALDKIDAVTAEDIQRVAKTLFLKSNRTVGLIETVPDPAN; from the coding sequence ATGACGTGGAAGAGGCGTTTCGCGGCCCTCTGCGTGCCTTTGCTGGCCGTGGGCATCTCCGCGGCCTTGCGGGCGGAGGGCTTCAAGGATCTGCAGGGAAGGGTCGTCGAAAAGACCCTGCCCAACGGGTTGAAGGTGATCATCCTGCCGAGGCCCTCGGCCCCCGTGGCCTCCTTCGTGACCTACGCCGACGTGGGCGGCGTGAACGAACAGCAGAACGCCACGGGGCTCGCGCACATCTTCGAACACATGGCCTTCAAGGGCACCACCTCCGTGGGCACCAAGGACATCGAGAAGGAACTCGCCGCCATGAAGGCGGAGGACGAGGCCTTCCTGGCCCTCCGCGCCGAACGGAACCGCCGGCCTGCGCCCGATCCCGAGCGCCTGAAGTCCCTGGAAGCCGCCTTCAAGGCCGCCCAGGAAGAAGCCCAGAAGTACTCGGAAACGGGCGAGTTCGACAAGATCATCGAACGCGAAGGCGCCCAGGGCATCAACGCCTTCACCGCCTTCGACCAGACCGTCTACTTCTATTCCCTGCCCTCCAACAAGGCCGAGCTCTGGGCCGCCCTGGAGGCAGACCGCTTTTCCAACCCCGTCCTGAGGGAGTTCTACAAGGAAAAGGACGTGATCATGGAGGAGAAGCGAATGGGGGAGAGCAGCCCCACCGGCCGCCTCTTCGACGACTTCTTCCCCGTGGCCTACAAGGCCCACATGTACCGCTCCTTCGTCATCGGGCACATGAGCGACCTGCAGCACATCTCCCGACAGGACGCCATGAACTGGTTCAACACCTACTACCGCGCCAGGAACCTCACCTGCGCCGTGGTGGGGGACGTGGATCCGGGGGCCCTGCTACCCGTGCTCGAAAAGCACCTGGGCCGGATCCCGGCGGGCGTCAAGCCCGAGGGGCCGGTCACCGTGGAGCCTCCCCAGCGGGCCGAAAAGCGCGTCATCATGGAGGACAAGGCCCAGCCCTTCCTCGTGATCGGCTACCACCGCCCCGCCGTGACCCATCCCGACAGCGCCGCCTACGAGGCCCTGGCGGACATCCTGGGCGGAGGCCGGTCCTCCCGCCTGTACACCGCCCTCGTCAAGGAGAAGAAGCTCGCCGTGCAGACGGCCTCCATGCCCACCATCGAGGGCGAGAAGTACCCCGGCCTCTTCGTGATCTTCGCCGTGCCCAACAAGGGCAAGAGCAACGCCGAGTGCGAGGCCGCCATCTACGCGGAGCTGGACCGCCTCCAGAAGGAACCGGTGACCCAGGAGGAGCTCGACGGCGTGAAGGCCCGGGCCAAGATGAAGTTCATCGACTCCATCGACTCCAACGTGGGCCTGGGCATCCAGCTCGCCATGGCGCAGAACGTCCACGGGGACTGGCGCGAGATGTTCAAGGCCCTGGACAAGATCGACGCCGTGACGGCGGAGGACATCCAGCGCGTGGCCAAGACCCTCTTCCTGAAATCCAACCGCACCGTGGGCCTCATCGAGACGGTCCCCGACCCGGCGAACTGA
- a CDS encoding radical SAM protein, whose product MRPLNPAELEIDLLCKGIRVDPRAVEGDARFLAKVRAGLGSGLELCLPAAHKTIWVNVPVEEPFAASSPYSLERRDGGYAVSDAREEGLIYPVRLPAQPSWYGRRTSRGTLMSQVGVLQGTYLGIYVGRVCQFWSARPSLNCRFCATGLNVGVTEEAEKDIQDVVETALAAKRESGVTFVHFNSGDQAGGGLKTVEPYVRAVKDRVGALVGVQVLPEKDLSQYDRLIDAGADHFSFCYEFQDPGWFERVCPGKAATVGQEAFFRAMEYTAKKMGKGRNSGEIIAGLEPLEKTLEAIDFITSLGCFPTVCIFRPLQGTAMENEPSPRFEDMVVVMRRVFESCMERGLPVGMAPNIEVSLIVNPDDARDLVPWSWRKAFYVARLRAVKALARPYFALKMRPRKPA is encoded by the coding sequence ATGCGACCTCTGAATCCTGCCGAACTCGAGATCGATCTTCTCTGCAAGGGCATCCGCGTGGATCCTCGCGCCGTGGAGGGGGACGCCCGGTTTCTGGCCAAGGTGCGGGCGGGGTTGGGATCGGGCCTCGAGTTGTGTCTCCCGGCGGCCCACAAGACGATTTGGGTCAACGTGCCGGTGGAAGAGCCCTTCGCGGCGTCTTCTCCCTACTCTCTCGAGCGGCGGGACGGGGGCTACGCCGTGTCCGACGCCCGAGAGGAGGGACTCATCTATCCCGTGCGCCTGCCGGCCCAGCCCTCCTGGTACGGCCGGCGGACCTCCCGCGGGACCCTCATGAGCCAGGTGGGCGTCCTCCAGGGGACCTACCTGGGAATTTACGTGGGGAGGGTCTGCCAGTTCTGGTCCGCCCGGCCCTCCCTCAACTGCCGCTTCTGCGCCACGGGCCTCAACGTGGGGGTCACGGAGGAGGCCGAAAAGGACATTCAGGACGTGGTGGAAACGGCCCTCGCCGCCAAGCGGGAGAGCGGCGTCACCTTCGTCCACTTCAACTCGGGGGACCAGGCGGGCGGGGGGCTGAAGACGGTGGAGCCCTACGTCCGGGCCGTGAAGGACCGGGTGGGAGCCCTCGTGGGCGTGCAGGTCCTGCCCGAGAAGGACCTCTCCCAGTACGACCGCCTCATCGACGCGGGAGCGGACCACTTCTCCTTCTGCTACGAGTTTCAGGACCCCGGCTGGTTCGAACGGGTCTGTCCCGGCAAGGCCGCCACGGTGGGCCAGGAGGCCTTCTTCCGGGCCATGGAGTACACGGCGAAGAAGATGGGGAAGGGGCGAAACTCGGGGGAGATCATCGCCGGCCTGGAGCCCCTGGAGAAGACCCTGGAGGCCATCGACTTCATCACCTCCCTGGGCTGTTTCCCCACGGTGTGCATCTTCCGGCCCCTTCAGGGTACGGCGATGGAGAACGAACCCTCGCCCCGTTTCGAGGACATGGTCGTGGTCATGCGGAGGGTCTTCGAATCCTGCATGGAGAGGGGGCTTCCCGTGGGCATGGCGCCGAATATCGAGGTGAGCCTCATCGTCAATCCCGATGACGCCAGGGACCTCGTGCCCTGGAGCTGGAGGAAGGCCTTCTACGTGGCCCGCCTGAGGGCCGTGAAGGCGCTGGCGAGGCCCTATTTCGCCCTGAAGATGCGCCCGAGAAAGCCCGCCTGA
- a CDS encoding zinc-binding dehydrogenase — protein MKAVVIPKYGDASLLEVREVPAPPCGPGTLLVDVRAAGVNFADVLSRLGIYKAAPKPPFVPGIEVAGVVEATGQGVRAFKPGDRVMAFCTFGGYAEKVAAPEAFVFRLPEDMGFPEAAAFPVQYLTAWHAVHQLAHVREGETVLVHAAAGGVGIACLQLLRHAGARVFATVSSEPKAAVVKEEYPEAVPILYTQEDFAVRIRKDSGRGVDVVLDSIGGDTFHKSWGLLEPYGRHVLFGAAAAVKPGAIARLGALWRLRRMLLVSPLAMIDKNRTLSGFNLYHMASRSDLLREAAARMLDLRVQGVVKPRVGLALPLEKAAEAHRRMQDRRTVGKVVLTVG, from the coding sequence ATGAAAGCCGTGGTCATTCCTAAATACGGGGACGCCTCCCTCTTGGAGGTCCGTGAAGTCCCGGCCCCACCGTGCGGGCCCGGGACTCTCCTCGTGGACGTGCGCGCCGCCGGCGTCAACTTCGCCGACGTGCTTTCCAGGCTGGGAATCTACAAGGCGGCGCCCAAGCCGCCCTTCGTTCCCGGAATCGAGGTGGCGGGCGTCGTGGAAGCCACAGGACAAGGTGTTAGGGCCTTCAAGCCCGGGGACCGGGTCATGGCCTTTTGCACCTTTGGGGGCTACGCGGAGAAGGTGGCCGCGCCCGAGGCCTTCGTCTTCAGACTCCCAGAGGACATGGGGTTTCCCGAAGCGGCGGCCTTTCCGGTCCAGTACCTGACGGCCTGGCACGCCGTCCACCAACTGGCCCACGTCCGCGAGGGGGAGACGGTCCTCGTCCACGCCGCGGCAGGCGGGGTGGGCATCGCCTGCCTCCAACTGCTGAGGCATGCGGGCGCGAGGGTCTTCGCCACCGTGAGCAGCGAACCAAAGGCCGCCGTCGTGAAGGAGGAGTATCCCGAGGCCGTCCCCATCCTCTACACCCAGGAGGACTTCGCCGTGCGGATCCGGAAGGATTCGGGGCGGGGGGTGGACGTGGTCCTGGACTCCATCGGAGGCGACACCTTCCACAAATCCTGGGGTCTCCTGGAGCCTTACGGCCGCCACGTCCTCTTCGGGGCCGCAGCGGCGGTGAAGCCCGGAGCCATCGCGCGGCTGGGCGCTTTGTGGCGCTTGAGGCGCATGCTCCTGGTTTCGCCCCTCGCCATGATCGACAAGAACCGCACCCTCTCCGGCTTCAACCTCTACCACATGGCCTCCCGCAGCGACCTTCTGAGAGAGGCCGCCGCGCGGATGCTCGATCTGCGAGTCCAGGGGGTCGTGAAGCCCCGCGTGGGGCTCGCCCTTCCCCTGGAGAAGGCCGCCGAGGCTCACCGCCGCATGCAGGACCGGCGCACCGTCGGAAAGGTCGTCCTCACCGTCGGGTAG
- the rpmE gene encoding 50S ribosomal protein L31 encodes MKKAIHPAYHEVTVTCACGNTFPTRSTKKDLKVEICSNCHPFFTGKQKYLDTAGRIEKFNRKYKNKSE; translated from the coding sequence ATGAAGAAGGCCATTCACCCCGCATACCACGAAGTCACCGTGACGTGTGCCTGCGGGAACACGTTTCCGACCCGCTCCACGAAGAAGGACCTGAAGGTGGAAATCTGCTCCAATTGCCACCCCTTCTTCACGGGCAAGCAGAAATACCTGGACACCGCGGGCCGGATCGAGAAGTTCAACCGCAAGTACAAGAACAAGTCGGAGTAG
- a CDS encoding DUF1385 domain-containing protein, producing MIESGGALSRATRRVFLPLLAEGSVLVGGQAVIEGVLMRLPKTYAVAVRDPKGDVQVKKERLLETARGRFGNLPVVRGSVILFKSLMLGISALNYSAEVAMAEELKEGEKPAAASTWSLVLTVALSLALGVLLFFYLPLVATQFISTRWTLAQNSIGFNLVDGALRVAVFLVYILGISLAKDIRRVFAYHGAEHKVVFTWEAEEDLTVENARRHVRLHPRCGTSFLLFVMVVSILVFSLVPHSFPFWAKALARIVFLPLIAGISYELIRFTAKFPKSPWVRPLLWPGLAFQLLTTREPDDSMLEVALKALSEARDLDAEAAAA from the coding sequence ATGATCGAATCCGGCGGTGCCCTGTCCCGGGCGACGCGGAGGGTGTTTCTGCCCCTCCTGGCCGAGGGGAGCGTGTTGGTGGGCGGGCAGGCGGTGATCGAGGGGGTCCTCATGCGGCTCCCCAAGACCTACGCCGTGGCCGTCCGCGACCCGAAGGGCGACGTCCAGGTCAAGAAGGAGCGGCTTCTGGAGACCGCCCGCGGCCGCTTCGGAAACCTCCCCGTGGTGCGGGGCTCGGTCATTCTCTTCAAGTCCCTCATGCTGGGCATCTCGGCCCTGAACTACTCGGCCGAAGTGGCCATGGCCGAAGAATTGAAGGAGGGAGAGAAGCCCGCCGCCGCCTCCACCTGGTCCCTCGTTCTTACGGTGGCGCTCTCCCTGGCGCTGGGGGTGCTCCTGTTTTTCTACCTGCCCCTCGTGGCCACGCAGTTCATTTCCACGCGCTGGACCCTGGCCCAGAACTCCATCGGCTTCAACCTGGTGGACGGGGCCCTGAGGGTGGCGGTCTTTCTGGTCTACATTCTCGGCATCTCACTTGCGAAGGACATCCGAAGGGTCTTCGCCTACCACGGCGCCGAACACAAGGTGGTCTTCACGTGGGAGGCGGAGGAAGACCTCACGGTGGAAAACGCGCGCCGGCACGTGCGCCTGCACCCGCGGTGCGGAACCTCCTTCCTCCTCTTCGTCATGGTGGTGTCCATCCTGGTCTTCTCCCTCGTCCCCCACTCCTTCCCGTTCTGGGCCAAGGCCCTGGCGCGGATCGTCTTTCTGCCTCTCATCGCGGGGATCTCCTACGAGCTGATCCGCTTCACGGCCAAGTTTCCGAAAAGCCCGTGGGTGCGCCCCCTCCTCTGGCCGGGCCTCGCCTTCCAGCTCCTCACCACGCGCGAGCCCGACGACTCCATGCTCGAGGTGGCCCTCAAGGCCCTGAGCGAGGCGCGGGATCTGGACGCGGAAGCCGCCGCGGCCTGA
- the prfA gene encoding peptide chain release factor 1, whose protein sequence is MLSRLDSLVQRRNEIADQLGRPEVMGDSARFRELSKAYADLGDTVQTYLHYRKALSDYEGAKELASGEDAELAAMGREEAEALAPRLEELERALMVCLLPTDPNDAKNAILEIRAGTGGEEAALFAGDLFRMYAHYAERRGWKIEVLDESRTDLGGFKEVVCSLSGERVYSRLKFEAGVHRVQRVPSTEAQGRIHTSAVTVAVLPEAEEIDVQIDEKDLRIDRFCSSGPGGQSVNTTYSAIRITHLPTGLVVSCQDEKSQIKNKAKALKILRSRLLQMEEEKRMAQLSATRKSMVRSGDRSEKIRTYNFPQNRCTDHRINLTIHRLSDILDGDMDMLLEPLVQTFEAERLEAEFARAVK, encoded by the coding sequence ATCCTCTCGCGCCTCGACAGCCTCGTTCAGAGGCGGAACGAAATCGCCGATCAGCTGGGCCGGCCTGAGGTGATGGGCGATTCCGCCCGCTTCCGAGAACTCTCCAAGGCCTACGCGGACCTGGGCGACACCGTGCAGACCTACCTCCACTACCGGAAGGCGCTCTCCGATTATGAGGGCGCCAAGGAACTCGCCTCGGGAGAGGATGCCGAGCTGGCCGCCATGGGGCGCGAGGAGGCCGAGGCCCTCGCTCCGCGCCTCGAGGAGCTCGAGCGGGCCCTCATGGTCTGCCTTCTGCCCACCGATCCGAACGATGCCAAGAACGCCATCCTCGAGATCCGCGCAGGGACGGGCGGCGAGGAGGCGGCCCTTTTCGCGGGGGACCTGTTCCGGATGTACGCCCACTACGCCGAGCGGCGGGGCTGGAAAATCGAGGTCCTGGACGAGAGCCGGACGGACCTCGGCGGCTTCAAGGAAGTGGTGTGCTCCCTGTCGGGCGAGAGGGTCTACTCGCGCCTCAAGTTCGAGGCCGGCGTCCACCGGGTCCAGCGCGTGCCTTCCACCGAGGCCCAGGGCCGGATCCACACCAGCGCCGTCACCGTGGCGGTCCTGCCCGAGGCCGAGGAGATCGACGTCCAGATCGACGAGAAGGACCTCCGCATCGACCGCTTCTGCTCCTCGGGTCCCGGCGGCCAGAGCGTCAACACGACCTACAGCGCCATCCGCATCACCCACCTGCCCACGGGCCTGGTGGTCTCCTGCCAGGACGAGAAGAGCCAGATCAAGAACAAGGCGAAGGCCCTCAAGATCCTCCGCTCCCGGCTCCTCCAGATGGAGGAGGAGAAACGCATGGCTCAGCTCAGCGCCACGCGCAAGTCCATGGTCCGCTCAGGCGACCGCTCGGAGAAGATCCGGACCTACAACTTCCCCCAGAACCGTTGCACGGACCACCGCATCAACCTCACGATCCACCGCCTCTCGGACATCCTCGACGGCGACATGGACATGCTCCTCGAGCCCCTCGTCCAGACCTTCGAGGCCGAGCGCCTCGAAGCGGAATTCGCCAGGGCCGTGAAGTAA
- a CDS encoding ribbon-helix-helix protein, CopG family — MAERQPSVAVTARLSRKEVESLDRLAKSRRRTRSQLVREAVAAYVGESAEYDLALERFRDPQDKVLSGDELWASLGWS; from the coding sequence ATGGCCGAAAGACAACCATCTGTTGCAGTGACGGCAAGGCTATCCAGGAAGGAGGTGGAAAGCCTGGACCGCCTGGCCAAGAGCAGGAGACGCACCCGCTCTCAATTGGTTCGCGAGGCGGTGGCGGCCTACGTGGGGGAAAGCGCTGAATACGATCTCGCCCTGGAGCGTTTCCGCGACCCGCAGGATAAAGTCCTCAGCGGCGACGAACTCTGGGCCTCCTTGGGCTGGTCGTGA